Proteins encoded by one window of Xiphophorus couchianus chromosome 13, X_couchianus-1.0, whole genome shotgun sequence:
- the mapk15 gene encoding mitogen-activated protein kinase 15 isoform X1 yields MDKQKMSKKHESVKVSEVEEHIFLKYEIRKRIGKGAYGIVWKAVDRHTGATVAVKKIFDAFRNRTDAQRTFREIMFLQEFGDHSNIIKLLNVIRAQNDKDIYLIFEYMDTDLHAVIRKGSLLKDIHKRYVMYQLFRANKYLHSGNVIHRDEKPSNVLLDTDCVVKLCDFGLARSLNQIQEDSGNPALTEYVATRWYRAPEILLGSTRYTNGVDMWSLGCILGEMLLGKALFPGTSTINQVEKIMSAIPHPSPEDILAIKSEYGSSVIQRMLLKPQVPLEDLLQPSVPPDALDLLKGLLVFNPDKRLTAEQALHHPYVSRFHNPAKEPALNYDVVLAVDDDVQLSVIQYRNKLYEMILERRTQQGILRLPNNRACGDSQEKPSSRKSDKEEESPADAASHNNERKTCNEETGETNHEPSHTEIAKTEAANASNPSTTEKTSPQPGYCLGKPAYNPITHVSNGFYRPPRYSVTGRSSAGHTRTRTAITQSAEGNNSNVSMDQILQRGRSANVVHNRSFSWSLSQTQNNPLVRKDDASLTAGLHISSATLNQRPSSQAREARPPPRFSKKVFQNNCNVAGTGDPRAKLGSYTQAYGTINKTELDNLIRSRHHKQ; encoded by the exons atggacaaacaaaaaatgagcaaaaagcATGAGTCAGTAAAAGTGTCAGAAGTGGAGGagcacatttttctcaaatatgaaATCAGGAAGAGAATCGGAAAAGGG GCCTACGGCATTGTATGGAAAGCAGTCGACCGACACACGGGGGCGACTGTGGcagtgaaaaaaatctttgatgCTTTCAGAAACAGGACAGATGCGCAG cgGACATTCAGAGAAATCATGTTCCTTCAG GAGTTTGGAGATCATTCTAACATCATCAAACTCTTAAACGTCATCCGAGCCCAAAATGACAAAGACATTTATCTCATCTTTGAGTACATGG ATACCGACTTACACGCTGTGATTAGGAAAGGCTCTCTTCTTAAAGACATTCACAAGCGTTACGTTATGTACCAGCTCTTCAGGGCCAACAAGTACCTCCATTCAGGAAATGTTATTCACAGAGATGAAAAA CCTTCCAACGTACTTTTGGACACAGACTGCGTCGTCAAGCTCTGTGACTTCGGCTTAGCCAGATCTCTCAACCAGATCCAGGAGGACAGTGGGAACCCAGCTCTGACGGAGTATGTGGCAACGCGGTGGTATCGGGCTCCTGAGATCCTGCTGGGATCAACAAG GTACACCAATGGTGTGGATATGTGGAGCCTCGGCTGCATCCTTGGAGAAATGCTGCTTGGAAAAGCTCTGTTTCCTGGAACTTCGACCATCAACCAAGTAGAGAAGATCATGAGTGCCATACCTCACCCCAGCCCAGAAG ATATTCTCGCCATCAAGTCTGAATACGGATCTTCTGTCATTCAGAGAATGTTATTGAA ACCACAGGTGCCTTTGGAGGATCTTCTCCAGCCTTCTGTGCCTCCTGATGCCCTCGACCTGCTGAAGGGTTTGTTAGTTTTTAACCCGGACAAGCGGCTGACTGCAGAGCAGGCTCTTCATCACCCATATGTATCCAG aTTCCATAATCCAGCCAAAGAGCCAGCCCTCAACTACGATGTAGTCCTGGCAGTGGATGATGACGTGCAATTATCTGTGATTCAGTACCGCAACAAATTATACGAg ATGATACTGGAAAGGAGAACACAGCAAGGGATATTGAGGCTACCAAACAACAGAGCCTGTGGAGATAGCCAGGAGAAACCCAGCTCAAGGAAGAGTGATAAAGAAGAGGAAAGCCCTGCAGATGCAGCATCCCACAACAATGAGAGGAAAACATGCAATGAGGAGACAGGCGAGACAAACCATGAGCCTTCACATACGGAGATCGCTAAAACAGAGGCTGCCAATGCATCTAACCCATCTACAACAGAGAAGACGAGTCCACAACCTGGTTACTGCTTAGGAAAACCTGCATATAACCCCATAACTCATGTTTCAA ATGGTTTTTATCGACCCCCTCGCTATTCTGTAACCGGCAGGAGCTCAGCAGGACACACCAGAACAAGAACTGCAATTACACAATCAGCAGAGGGCAACAACTCTAATGTA TCCATGGACCAGATTCTCCAGCGGGGTCGTTCAGCCAATGTGGTTCACAACCGCTCCTTCTCCTGGAGCCTCAGTCAAACGCAAAACAACCCTTTAGTTCGCAAAGATGACGCATCTTTAACGGCTGGGTTGCATATCTCTTCAGCTACACTG AACCAGCGCCCCAGTTCTCAGGCTCGCGAAGCTCGTCCACCACCGCGGTTCAGCAAGAAAGTGTTTCAGAACAACTGCAATGTGGCTGGCACTGGAGACCCACGGGCCAAATTAGGCAGCTATACCCAAGCCTACGGCACCATCAACAAGACAGAACTGGATAATCTGATTCGTAGCCGCCACCATAAACAATAG
- the mapk15 gene encoding mitogen-activated protein kinase 15 isoform X2, with protein sequence MDKQKMSKKHESVKVSEVEEHIFLKYEIRKRIGKGAYGIVWKAVDRHTGATVAVKKIFDAFRNRTDAQRTFREIMFLQEFGDHSNIIKLLNVIRAQNDKDIYLIFEYMDTDLHAVIRKGSLLKDIHKRYVMYQLFRANKYLHSGNVIHRDEKPSNVLLDTDCVVKLCDFGLARSLNQIQEDSGNPALTEYVATRWYRAPEILLGSTRYTNGVDMWSLGCILGEMLLGKALFPGTSTINQVEKIMSAIPHPSPEDILAIKSEYGSSVIQRMLLKPQVPLEDLLQPSVPPDALDLLKGLLVFNPDKRLTAEQALHHPYVSRFHNPAKEPALNYDVVLAVDDDVQLSVIQYRNKLYEMILERRTQQGILRLPNNRACGDSQEKPSSRKSDKEEESPADAASHNNERKTCNEETGETNHEPSHTEIAKTEAANASNPSTTEKTSPQPGYCLGKPAYNPITHVSNGFYRPPRYSVTGRSSAGHTRTRTAITQSAEGNNSNSMDQILQRGRSANVVHNRSFSWSLSQTQNNPLVRKDDASLTAGLHISSATLNQRPSSQAREARPPPRFSKKVFQNNCNVAGTGDPRAKLGSYTQAYGTINKTELDNLIRSRHHKQ encoded by the exons atggacaaacaaaaaatgagcaaaaagcATGAGTCAGTAAAAGTGTCAGAAGTGGAGGagcacatttttctcaaatatgaaATCAGGAAGAGAATCGGAAAAGGG GCCTACGGCATTGTATGGAAAGCAGTCGACCGACACACGGGGGCGACTGTGGcagtgaaaaaaatctttgatgCTTTCAGAAACAGGACAGATGCGCAG cgGACATTCAGAGAAATCATGTTCCTTCAG GAGTTTGGAGATCATTCTAACATCATCAAACTCTTAAACGTCATCCGAGCCCAAAATGACAAAGACATTTATCTCATCTTTGAGTACATGG ATACCGACTTACACGCTGTGATTAGGAAAGGCTCTCTTCTTAAAGACATTCACAAGCGTTACGTTATGTACCAGCTCTTCAGGGCCAACAAGTACCTCCATTCAGGAAATGTTATTCACAGAGATGAAAAA CCTTCCAACGTACTTTTGGACACAGACTGCGTCGTCAAGCTCTGTGACTTCGGCTTAGCCAGATCTCTCAACCAGATCCAGGAGGACAGTGGGAACCCAGCTCTGACGGAGTATGTGGCAACGCGGTGGTATCGGGCTCCTGAGATCCTGCTGGGATCAACAAG GTACACCAATGGTGTGGATATGTGGAGCCTCGGCTGCATCCTTGGAGAAATGCTGCTTGGAAAAGCTCTGTTTCCTGGAACTTCGACCATCAACCAAGTAGAGAAGATCATGAGTGCCATACCTCACCCCAGCCCAGAAG ATATTCTCGCCATCAAGTCTGAATACGGATCTTCTGTCATTCAGAGAATGTTATTGAA ACCACAGGTGCCTTTGGAGGATCTTCTCCAGCCTTCTGTGCCTCCTGATGCCCTCGACCTGCTGAAGGGTTTGTTAGTTTTTAACCCGGACAAGCGGCTGACTGCAGAGCAGGCTCTTCATCACCCATATGTATCCAG aTTCCATAATCCAGCCAAAGAGCCAGCCCTCAACTACGATGTAGTCCTGGCAGTGGATGATGACGTGCAATTATCTGTGATTCAGTACCGCAACAAATTATACGAg ATGATACTGGAAAGGAGAACACAGCAAGGGATATTGAGGCTACCAAACAACAGAGCCTGTGGAGATAGCCAGGAGAAACCCAGCTCAAGGAAGAGTGATAAAGAAGAGGAAAGCCCTGCAGATGCAGCATCCCACAACAATGAGAGGAAAACATGCAATGAGGAGACAGGCGAGACAAACCATGAGCCTTCACATACGGAGATCGCTAAAACAGAGGCTGCCAATGCATCTAACCCATCTACAACAGAGAAGACGAGTCCACAACCTGGTTACTGCTTAGGAAAACCTGCATATAACCCCATAACTCATGTTTCAA ATGGTTTTTATCGACCCCCTCGCTATTCTGTAACCGGCAGGAGCTCAGCAGGACACACCAGAACAAGAACTGCAATTACACAATCAGCAGAGGGCAACAACTCTAAT TCCATGGACCAGATTCTCCAGCGGGGTCGTTCAGCCAATGTGGTTCACAACCGCTCCTTCTCCTGGAGCCTCAGTCAAACGCAAAACAACCCTTTAGTTCGCAAAGATGACGCATCTTTAACGGCTGGGTTGCATATCTCTTCAGCTACACTG AACCAGCGCCCCAGTTCTCAGGCTCGCGAAGCTCGTCCACCACCGCGGTTCAGCAAGAAAGTGTTTCAGAACAACTGCAATGTGGCTGGCACTGGAGACCCACGGGCCAAATTAGGCAGCTATACCCAAGCCTACGGCACCATCAACAAGACAGAACTGGATAATCTGATTCGTAGCCGCCACCATAAACAATAG
- the vps28 gene encoding vacuolar protein sorting-associated protein 28 homolog, whose protein sequence is MFHGIAGSGGVGSAPANKPELYEEVKLYKNAREREKYDNMAELFAVVKTLQALEKAYIKDCVSPSEYTASCSRLLVQYKAAFKQVQGSDVGSIDEFCRKYRLDCPLAMERIKEDRPITIKDDKGNLNRCIADIVSLFITVMDKLRLEIRAMDEIQPDLRELMETMNRMSNMPPDSEAKDKVNLWLTTLSGMSASDELDDNQVRQMLFDLESAYNAFNRFLHSS, encoded by the exons ATGTTCCACGGGATAGCAGGCAGTGGAGGAGTCGGGTCAG CTCCAGCTAACAAACCTGAGTTGTATgag GAGGTCAAACTGTATAAAAACGCACGGGAACGAGAAAA GTATGACAACATGGCCGAGTTGTTTGCTGTTGTAAAGACCTTGCAGGCATTAGAGAAGGCTTACATCAAAGACTGCGTATCCCCCAGCGA gtACACGGCTTCCTGCTCCAGACTCTTGGTTCAGTATAAAGCTGCTTTCAAACAGGTGCAAGGCTCTGATGTGGGCTCCATCGATGAATTCTGCAGGAAGTACAGA CTTGACTGCCCACTTGCAATGGAGAGGATTAAGGAAGATCGACCAATTACCATCAAAGACGATAAGGGCAACCTGAACCGTTGCATCGCAGATATAGTTTCT CTCTTCATCACTGTTATGGACAAGCTGAGGCTGGAGATCAGAGCCATGGATGAG ATCCAACCAGATCTGAGAGAGCTGATGGAAACCATGAACAGGATGAGCAACATGCCTCCAGACTCTGAGGCAAAGGACAAAGTGAACCTCTG GTTGACCACCCTTAGCGGCATGTCTGCCTCAGATGAGCTGGATGATAACCAGGTCCGCCAGATGCTCTTTGATCTGGAATCAGCCTACAACGCCTTCAACCGCTTCCTCCACTCTTCCTAA
- the aunip gene encoding aurora kinase A and ninein-interacting protein, translating into MKNSKAAPQRCAQEECGIWLDTVELKEKAKQKHHARPISKLLNPLAKGGGYSLAVALNFTQTKMEMPKTKQSSISAFFAPKRRVLHKMSSTEAPSLDPGQPSSPSTTTRPATVSSVKKRARENCSENLDLDSDAGMDYNLEKENVGETSTTTWHNERTHYSASLEGKSAECQPPQCKRRLLETSLLDNDSQIAPQPWSQDPMFTFSEYSEDFSSSESNFINNIQNSESFGNLKDMEGKTSTQKPAENCYHFKDGKENSRLISSKSPSKYISLSHLGTWSNHKWEEVKNTPPQKQTDHSGSSLVKELHFDSLWRKPRSFPVKKQQKCKESDEDSLATLFTQDSEGFRVIAHRGLQTRSPLKDQSNLSPGLVRSYKPVEEEEEEEEDEDDEMLFTQDSQGNMVIKH; encoded by the exons ATGAAAAACTCTAAGGCAGCACCGCAGCGTTGTGCTCAGGAAGAATGTGGAATTTGGTTGGACACGGTAGAGCTGAAAGAAAAGGCTAAACAG aAACACCATGCCCGTCCTATCTCTAAACTGTTGAATCCCTTGGCTAAAGGTGGAGGGTACAGTTTGGCTGTAGCCCTCAATTTCACTCAGACTAAAATGGAGATGCCAAAAACTAAACAGAGTTCCATATCTGCTTTTTTTGCACCTAAACGTAGAG TTCTCCACAAGATGTCTTCCACTGAAGCACCAAGCCTGGACCCAGGGCAGCCCTCGTCACCATCCACCACAACCAGACCCGCAACCGtttcatctgtgaaaaaacGAGCACGTGAAAATTGTTCTGAAAACTTGGATTTGGACTCTGATGCCGGTATGGATTataatttggaaaaagaaaatgtgggaGAGACTAGCACAACTACATGGCACAATGAGAGAACCCACTATTCAGCTTCACTAGAAGGTAAATCTGCAGAGTGTCAACCCCCTCAGTGCAAGCGGAGGCTCCTTGAGACCTCACTTCTGGATAATGACAGTCAAATCGCTCCGCAGCCATGGAGTCAGGACCCTATGTTCACCTTTAGCGAATACTCTGAGGACTTCAGCAGCTCAGAGTCaaattttataaacaatattcaGAATTCAGAGAGCTTTGGAAATCTAAAAGATATGGAGGGAAAGACATCAACTCAGAAACCTGCTGAAAACTGTTATCATTTCAAAGACGGGAAAGAAAATAGCAGATTAATCTCCTCCAAGTCtccaagtaaatatatttctttatctCATCTTGGAACTTGGTCAAATCATAAGTGGGAAGAGGTGAAAAACACTccaccacaaaaacaaaccgaTCACTCGGGGAGCAGTCTGGTGAAAGAATTGCATTTTGACTCATTGTGGAGAAAACCAAGAAGCTTTCCTGTtaagaaacagcagaaatgcaAGGAATCAGACGAGGACAGTTTGGCCACGTTGTTCACTCAGGACTCAGAGGGATTCAGGGTGATAGCACATCGAGGCCTCCAGACCAGGAGCCCACTCAAGGATCAGAGTAACCTGAGCCCTGGACTGGTGAGAAGTTACAAAcctgtggaggaggaggaggaggaggaagaggatgaagacGATGAAATGCTCTTTACCCAAGACTCTCAGGGAAACATGGTGATCAAACACTAA